Within Sphingobium aromaticiconvertens, the genomic segment AGGGAACTTTCTTTGCCTCGACAGGTACCTGCTCCCCGGTGCGCGGGTTGCGGCCGGTGCGCGCATCGCGGGCACGAGTAGTGAAAGCGCCGAAGCCGCGTAGCTCCACGCGTCCGCCAGCGGCAAGCCGGTCGATAATCTCCCGGAAAAAGAGATCGACGATCTTTTCGACCTCTTGCAAGGTCAGACCGGGATTTTCCTCAGCCAGTTTCTGGACCAGTTCAGAACGGATCATCGTGCCTCCACGCCTTCCAAGCCCCCATAGGCGAGGAGAGGAGCATATCGAGTCAGCGCGCCGTTTACAATCTGGCAAGATCATCGACGCGTCTCTCTTCGGGAATGGACAAAGGAAAGGCCCGCCGGACGAGTGTCCGGCGGGCCTTTCCTGTTGCCAATGACCTTTAAGAGGTCAGGCGATGGGCGGTTAGCCCTCGTTCTTTGCCTTGAGCGCTTCGCCCAGAATGTCGCCCAGCGATGCGCCGCTGTCGGACGAACCATACTGCGCCACAGCCTGCTTCTCTTCCGAGATCTGCAAAGCCTTGACCGAGAAGTTCGGCTTCTTGGCAC encodes:
- a CDS encoding integration host factor subunit beta is translated as MIRSELVQKLAEENPGLTLQEVEKIVDLFFREIIDRLAAGGRVELRGFGAFTTRARDARTGRNPRTGEQVPVEAKKVPYFKPGKEMRERLNSK